CAGCTCGGTCGCCGGCCTGACGCCCGGCGCGCAGATGGGCGTGTACAGTGTCACCAAAGCCGCGGTGATCATGCTGACCCAGGCGCTGGCCCAAGAGCTGGGGCCGCGCGGCATTCAGGTCAATGCCATCGCGCCGGGCGTAATCCAGACACGCTTCAGCACCGCGTTGTGGAGCAACGAGCAGATCGTCGCGCGGGTGACGCGCCGTGCCGGACGACTGGGCACGCCCGACGATGTGGCCGGCGCCGCGCTGTTTCTGGCCTCCAGTGCCTCCGATTATGTCAACGGAGCCGTTCTGACCGTGGATGGTGGCCTGCAGGTCGCCAGCACGATCTGAGCGCGGCGCTGCGGGGTCCCTGCTCCCGACGTTGATCTTGATGCATCAAGGAGCACCGTCATGTCCTTGGAGGAAACGCTGCCGGATGTGGGCCGGCCCGCACCCGACGCCACGCTGCGTGACACGGCGGATCAGCCGATCCAGCTCAGCGCGCTGTGGCGCGAGCAACCCGTGGTGCTGGTCTTTATTCGTCACTTCGGCTGACCGCACTGTCGTGAGCAACTCGTGCAGTTGCGTGACGCATACCCGCGCTTTGTGGCTGCCGGCACGCAGGTTGTGGCGATCGGCCAGGGCTCGGCGGCGCGCACGCGGGAGTTTGCCGCTCAGTTGCAGCTCCCGTTCATACTGCTGGCCGATCCGCGGCGCGCGGCCTACCGCGCCTTTGGACTGGACCAGATGCGGCTGTGGCGCGAGCTGCGTCCGGGAGGTCTGGCGCACGCGATCCAGGCCGCGCGCCGCTATGGCGCAGGCTACGAGCCCGATCAGGATCCACGCCAGCTTGGCGGTGCGTTTGTGGTGGACCGCGACGGCGTGATTCGTTTTGCCTTTCGCCAGCAGCGCATGGGTGATCTACCGCCGATCGATACGCTGCTGAAGGCTGCTGCAACGGCAGCGGCGGCCCATTCGGACGCGCAGAGGTAGGTACCAGGCGGCACAACACGGAGGCCGGCATGAGCCGGCCTCCGTTCTGCGAGCTATAGCGTGCGCTGCCGCGCGCGCAGCATCTGACGCAGTTGGAGGCCCAGGGTACGCGCGCCGCGCAGATAGGCACGCGCCACATCGGTGCGGTTGACCGCCAGCGGCACAGCGGCGAGCAACAGCAGGATCGCCAGCGGATAGAATAACCAGGGCAGCAGCGCAGCCAGGAAATAGCTGATCAGCGCCAGACCGATCAGCGTGTTCATCAGCGCCGCGCCCCAGACGCGCCCCTGCAGCGCGCGCAGCAGCTCCGGCAGATTGCCGAGCACCAGCAGCGCGCCGGCGATCAGCGCCACATAGCTCTGCAGGCCGGCGGTCAGCAGCCTATAGAGCACAGCGATGACCACCAGCGCGCCGATGATGGCGAACACGGCGATCCAGGTATCGTAGCGCGAGCGTCGGTTCATCGCATCGTTCCCCTGAGTGCAGTACGATGCCTATACGACGCACCGCGCAGCGCGTTGGTTGCGCCCCGCCCGCTACTCCTCGAAGACGGCTTTGACCTTGAAGTACCCGTCCTCGCGCGCGGGTGCGCCGGCCAGCGCCTCGTCCACCGGCAGCGAGGGGCGCACCTCATCCGGACGCAGCACGTTGACCACGTCGGTGACCTGCGCCGTCGGCGGCACACCGCCGACCTCGACCTCCTGGAGCATCTGCATATAGTCCAGGATCGAGGAGAGCTGCTGGCGCATGCGCGCCAGCTCCTCAGCGCTCAGCCGTAGCCGTGCCAGATGGGCGACATGTCGAACCTCTTCGAGCGTCAGTGCCATGGAGCAGGCTCCTGTTGTGCATACGAACCAGACCTACAGCGCCGGCCTATGCGTGCCCGCCAACCAGGCCAGCGCCGAAGCGTGCTGGTGCATTATACAGCACGCGCCCCGGACAACGGCACGGACATGAGCCCTCCCTACCGGCCCGTAGCGCGCGTTCGGTAGGCGGCTGACTCAACACCCGGACGCGCCCCGATCGCTGCCGTCACACTTCTGGCCTTGTTCTGCTCCACAAATGTTTACCAAACTGTTACATGCCATCGCTTGCAACGCCGTCCCTATCCTTTTATGCTGTCAATAGAATGAGGTGCTTGCCCGGGCGAGCTGAGCGGCACCAACCGGCGTGCGGGCGGCCTGGCTGTCCACACCACCGCTGAGACCAGGAGAACGTGCGATGGACCAGATGATTGAGCCGGGGTTGATTGAGGTTCGTGACGAGCGCTCCTTCGATCGGTGGAACACCGTCTACTCGCTCTGGTACCAGAACCAGCTTCTGGGAAAGGTCGGGCGCGAGACCGGCGGGCTCTTGGGACGACCCAAGCACGGCATGGCCATCTTCGGCGAACGACAGTTGTTGATACGCCGGGCTGCCAGGGACCAGCCGCACACCGCCGAGCTGGTCGATGAGCAAGGCCTGGTGCTCGCCACGGCTACGGTCACCCGCCGTGAACGGCGGATTGAGATGGCCGGCACCCTCTTTTTCCTCAATATGGTCAAACGCTCCTATGACGAATCGCGTACGAAAGCGCCGCATGCCTATGTGACAAGCGCCGATGGTCGCATCCTGTTGGAGCCCCGCTGGAGCTTCACACTGTTTTATCATCATTTGCGCTGCGTGATCGTGTACACCCCTCTGCCGACACTAACGCTCTTTATTCTGGTCGCGTTTATCACGTACTACTATCCCTTTTACTCTAAATGACTCACCGGTGGCGGCCCACCCTGGCACCGGCGGTAGCTTCATGGTCGCAGGCGCAGCGCTTCGATACAGGTGCGCGTTGCAGCCGTGCCGTCGCCAACGGCGAGCGGATCAAGACGCAGGCGCGTGATCGTCCCCTGCCAGCCGGGCACGTCCGCCAGCGCAATGCGGTACACGTGCGCACGTCCATCACCGATCAGCGGCCAACTCACCGAGCGTGCCTCGGAGAAACGATCGTCGGGGCCGGCCCAGAAGAACTGCGCTGTCTGGCCCTGCGCGCGGGTGCGCAGCGTGATTTCCAACGCGCGCGCCCGCTCTGCCGCCAGCGCCAGCCGCGGGCCGACCAGCGCGGGATCGACCTGCGGATCGAAGCACCAGCCCGCCTCGAAGCTCTGCGCCGTCACGTTGGCGGCCTGCCAGCCCCACGCGAACTGCTGCCAGCGCCAGCCCGTGCTCTGCGCCAGTTCCGTCGCCGAAGGCAGCCGCCAGAAGTATACCGTACCGTTGCGCTCCACCGCCGGCGTCAGCGTGGCGCGCACGGGCGCCCAAAAGCGATCCAGCTCGGCCTGCGCCACCGGATAGCGCGTCGCCAGCTCGGGCGGCAACACCAGCGCCTCCCCGTCGATCACCAGCGCCAACCCGGCATGCAGGGCGGTCTCCAGCCGCTCGCGTAGTCGTGCCAGCGCCGCCGGCACATCGCCACCGCTTTCGATCAACGCACTGTTGACCGTCACCACGTGCTGACGGTCCTCGTAGTAGGGCAGGTACAGCTCCTGGATGCCACCCAGCAGCACGATCAGATCGGCAGGCGTGGTGATCGCGCGCACAGCGGCAGCGATCTGGCGCTGCAGGTCGTGGCCGGCATCGCCACGCCGCACGATCAGCGGATAGTTGTGGCGCGCCAGCGCCAGCGGCAGCAGGCAACACGCCAGCGGTAGCGCTCCCGCCAGCACACGCCGTGCTCGTTGTCTGCCGGCAAGCATGGCCGCCAGCTCGGCGGCGCCGAGGCCCAGCAGCAGCCACAGCGGCAGCAGCGTCGCGATCCAGAACTCGACGTTGTTGGCTTCCCACCAGCCGAAAAAACTGCCGTAGATGCCGAGCCAGAGCAGAGCGAGCACCACCACGCGCGGCCAACGCCGCAGCGCCGCGGGCAGCCCCAGCAGCGTCGGTGTTAGCAGCGCGATCCAGAAGGGCAACGCCTCCTGCGGCGTGATCGTGGTGCCCAGCCCTTGCCCCAGGTCGCTGAGACGATCACGCGTGGGGCGGCCCCACCAGCCGGTTTCGGCGAAGAAGAACATCCAGTCGCGCACTTGCACCAGCGAGCGGTAGCCGTTGACGAATACGGCGACCAGACCATAGCCCAGCACCACTACCCCTGCCGCAATCGCGCCGGCGACCAGAAGACGGCTGCATCGCGCGCGCCAGGCGCCGGGGCTGAGCAGGGCCGCCACCGCCACCACCGGCGCCAGCAGCGCGTTGGTCTGATGGTAGAGCGCGGCCAGACCCAGCAGCAGGCCGAGCAGTAGCGCGGTACGCTGCCGTGGCCGCGTCGCCAGCTCGATCAGCAGTGCCAGGGCGCCCAGCAGCCAGAGCAGCGCCAGATGATAGACTTCGACCTCGACCGCATAGTACCAGAAGCCGTAGTTGAACCACAGCGCGCCCGCGGCCAGCAGCGCCGCCCACCAGCGCCGCGTGAGCTCCCAGACCAGGCGGTAGAGCCCTGCGCCCAGCGCCGCGCCAACGATGCTGTTGAGCGTTTGCAACGGCAGTTCAGCGTTGCCGGCATAGCCCAGCGCCTGCCACACGCGGAAGAACAGCCAGCCGGTCGGGCTGTAGAGCAGATGGTGGGGATGGAAGAAAAATCCGCTGCGCCCGTCAACATCGCGAATATAGGAGAGCGCATCAAAGGTGTGCACCTGCGAACGGGTATGCAAATACAGCGCCAGCGTCAGCGCCGCCAACGCCAGCGGTACAACCCAACCCAGCAGATGCTCAACCAGCCTGCCAGACGCAACGTGGCGCGGAACGCGCTCGACGGTCGTTGCCATGGCGCACAGTGTACCAGAAACCCCGGCCGTACGACGCAGCCGACGCAACGGCGGCATTGCCCGTGCTGCAGCATGTCGCGCGGGCGGCCTAGCCTGGCCAAGCATCCATCAACGTGCACGGGGAGCGCATGCATGACGACCTATCAGATTCTCGGCTACGGCTATACCTGGTGGCGCGGCGATGCGCTACCAACGCTGCCGCCACTACCGGGGTGGCGCGTCACCGGCGCCGCGCCGCAGATCCTGGCAGCGATCAGCGGGCAGACACCGGCGGAGATCGAACAGCGCCTGCGCGCGGCGCATCAGCCCTATCTGGCCTGGCTGGACGACCAGCCGGTGGCGTATGGCTGGTCGGCGACGCGCCAGGGCGCGATTGAAGAGCTGGAGCTGCGCTTTACGATCCCCCCCGGCAACCGCTACCTGTGGGACTTTGTAACCCTGCCGGCCTGGCGCGGGCGAGGCATCTACGGACGGCTGCTGCAGGCGATCCTCGGTCTGGAAGCGCCACATGCCGAGCGCTTCTGGATCGCCACCACGGTGGACAACCACGCCGCGCAACGGGCGATCCTGCGCGCCGGCTTCCGGCGCGTCGATGCCCTGGTCAGAACTGCAGAGGGGCGGCTGCGCGTTCTGGCGCTGGATCACGGTGAACGGGCTGCCGTCGGTCCCTTCGGCTTGCAGCTCGGCCTTTTAAGCCGTGCGGAGCAGGACAGGTCATAGCAGAAAAGGATGCGCGGCGCGAGCGCCAACCCCCAGCAGCACTCGCCAGCACTCTCAGCGCAGGCTCAGTGTAGATCCGTCGCGGCAGCAAATCTATGCCAGGCGCATGATACCCACGCGATTGATCTGCGCATCCGCACTATACAACAGCGTTCGCCTCTGCTAGACTCAGCCTATCGGCGAGCGATGCATGCCAGGAGGGTGACCATGGCTCAGTGCGAAGTCTGCGGCAACGACTACTACCTGTCCTTCGAGGTCATCACGGCGGGAGTGCGGCACGTCTTCGACAGCTTCGAATGCGCGATCCATAAACTGGCGCCGATCTGCAATCATTGCGGCTGCAAGATCATCGGGCACGGCATCGAAGCCAACGGCACCTTCTACTGCTGCGCGCACTGCGCCCGCCAACAGGGCGTGACCCAAGCGGTCGATCACGTGGGCAGTCCCTGAGGCCAACCTGCAGCCCGCGGCTCTGCCCGTGCTCCGGCACGACAATGCCTGGCTGAACCAGGCACGGCCGGTGGTATGCCACCGCGCCGGCTGCAGCCTGCCCATCGGCGTGGCTGTTGCGTGGCAACCCCGCCGTGCCCTTAGCTACCTGCTCCCTCGCGCAGCAGGGCGCGCAGATCGGCGACCATCGCCTCAACCGGCGTATCGTAGGGGAACAACAGGCGCCAGCGGCCCTGCCGATCGAGTACATAGGTGTAGGTACCGTGCAGCCGGGGATCGAGGCCGGCGTGGTGATCGCCATGCGCCTGCGCGTTGGCGTCCACGCCCGCGCCGAACTTGCGGCTCAGGGCATCGAGCTGTTCGGGCGTCGGTTGCAGGCCAACAAATGCCGGATCGAACGCGCTTAGGTAGCGCGCCAACACCTCGGGCGTATCGCGCGCCGGGTCGGTCGAGATCATCACAAAGCGCACCTGTTCGGCATCGGCACCCAGGTGCGCGCGCACCTGCTTCCAGATGCCCATGGTGATCGGGCAGAAATCGGGGCAGTTGGTGTAGCCGAAGTAGAGCAGCACCAGCTTACCGCGCTGATCGCTGAGCCGGAAGGGCTGGCCGTGCTGATCGGTGAGCGTCCAGTCCGCGATCGGCTCCGGTGGATCGAGCAGCGTGCCGGTGAAGCGATGCGGCCCACCACAGGCCATCAGCGCCAGTAGCGTCAAGAGCAGCGCGAGAAAACGTTTCACGAACCCATGCTCCTCCGCGATCGACTCGCTTGCAGCCTACCGCCGACGGCGCGAGGCGTCAATCGGTTGGTCGCCGGAGCAGCGTCGGCTCGCGATCCGAGGGAGCAGCTCTAGCCCTGACCGGTCATCTGCTCCCAGGCGCCGGGCCGCACGATCGCGTCGGCAACACGCGCGACGCGGGCCATCACCGCCACATCGTGCACGCGCACGATGTCGGCGCCGGCGGCAATGCCCAGTGCAACGGTCGCTGCCGTGCCTTCCACCCGCTCGTGGGGCGGCGCGCCACCCAGCGCCAAGCCGATGAAGGACTTGCGCGAGGTACCAAGCAGGATCGGATAGCCCAGCGCGCGCAGCTCGCTCAGCCGCCGTAGCAGCTCGACGTTCTGCGCCGGTGTTTTGCCGAAACCGATACCGGGATCGATGATGATCCGCTCAGCGGAGACGCCATGGTCGAGCGCCACCTGCACGCTGGCGCGCAGATCGGCGATGATCTCGCCCAGCAGATCGTCATAGTGCACGGCGGGATAGTGCCCGCCGATCGCCCCGCTGCCGGCGCGCGCGCGGCGGTTGTGCATCAGGATCATCGGCGCGCCGCGCTCGGCGGCCAGCCGCGCCAGCGCGGTATTCCAGCCGCCATCGGGTAGGCGCAGCCCCCAGACATCGTTGATGATATCGGCACCGGCATCCAGCGCCGCGGCGACCACCTCGGCCTTCCACGAGTCGATCGAGATCGGCGCGTCGTAGCGCGCGCGCAGGGCAGCGATCACCGGCACGACGCGTTCGCGCTCGGTGACGGCATCCACCGGCTGCGCGCCGGGACGAGTGGATTCGCCGCCAACGTCGAGGATATCCGCGCCCGATTGGAGAAAGGTTTGCGCCTGCTGCAGCGCCTGAGCAACGGCAGTCTCGCCGTCGCGCCACAAACCATCGCCCGAAAACGAGTCGGGCGTGATGTTGAGGATGCCCATGATGTAGGTGCGCGCGCCCCAGGCGAACGTACGGCCGCGCACCACCAGTGCCGGCATCTCGCGCTGTGTCATGGCACCATCCTCAGCTCAAAGGACGCGCCGCATGCGTCGCGGCAGCCAGCGCAGCCCGCGCCGGCCACGGCGCGCTGCCACCTGGCGGGCCAGTTGCCGTTCCAGCCGCAGAAACTCCTCGCGCTCGCGGCGCAGCTCGCGCACGTGTTCCTCCTGCATGCGCCGGCGCTCAGCCTGGTAGGCGCGCTGGAAGGTCCAGAGCAAGAACGGCGCAGCGAGCCACCACCAACTCCCCAACTCCGAGGCCCAGCGCGCGTAGGTTTCGAGCTGGTGACGCAGCCCGCGCGCCACGGTGATGCGTCCCATGAGTGTGCGTTGCATCGGTGTGCCTCCTGCCGCGCCTGACTTGCAGGCGGCATGCCACGCTCAGGCCGGGCGCTGCAAGCGCGGACGGATCGCCCGCCGGTAGATGAAGACCAGCACGGCCACGCCGATGGCGATCAGCACCAGCGTCTGGTAGCGCTCGATAAACGCGGCCACGCGATCGTAGTGCTCGCCCAGCAGCCAGCCGGCGTAGCTCAGCGCCCCGCTCCAAAGGGTGGTGCCCAGCACGGTGTAGAACACGAAGCGCGGCAACGACATGCGGCACATGCCGGCGGGGATCGAGATCAGGCTGCGGATAATTGGGATCAGCCGGCCAAAGAAGACGACCGCCTCGCCATGGCGCGCGAAGTAGCCCAGCGCGGTGTTGAGATCGTCCTCGGAGATACCGATCCAACGGCCCCAGCGGCGCAGAAAGCGGCGAATCATGTGCTCGTCGGCCCACAACCCGATGTAGTACAGGATCAGCGCGCCGATCACTGAGCCGAGCATCCCGGCGATCACCACGGCCACGATGTTGAAGGTTCCCGAGCTGGCCATGAAGCCGGCCAGCGGCATCACCAGCTCCGAGGGGATCGGCGGAAAGACGTTCTCCAGCGCCATCACCAGCACGATGCCGGGGTAGCCCAGCGCTTCGATCACGTGCTGTACCCAACGGGCAATCGCTTCGACAAGTTGACTCACGCGCAACCTCGCAGTTGAGATCAAACGGCTGCATTGTACGGAGCGGCTCTAGGCTTGTCAACGCCGTGTCTGCACGGCGGCCTCCAGCGCGGTAGGCGCCAGCGGCGCGGCGCGGACGGCGCGCTCGTGGCGGTAGGTCACCAGGCCGGGCGCTCCACCGCTGACCTTTTTGACATGGCGTCGTTCGGTGACCACCACTTCAGCGGCGGTGTCGTGACGCGCGGGCGAGAAATAGACTGCCAGGCCGGCGGCCTCCAGCAGCGTGCGCTCCGGCACCTGGCCCTGATGCTGGATCACCACATGCGCGCCGGGCATGTCGCGCACATGCAGCCACAGATCGTCGGGACGCGCCAGCCGGAAGGTCACCTCCTCGTTCTGGCCGGCGCTGCGTCCGACCAGGATCGTCAGTCCATCGCTGGAGCGCAGCCTGAGCGGCGCCAGGCGTGGACCGCGTGCGCGTTGGCTGCCCGACGCCTTGAGCAGACCCTGGTCCTGCAGCTCGCGCTCGATCGCGGCGATGGCTTCGTAGCCCTCGGCCAGCTCCAGCAGCGCCATGGTTTCGTCCAGGTAGCGCACCTGCGCCTCAGTCGCCGCCAGCCGTTCGGGCACGCCCTGCAGCGCGCCCTTGGCCTTGTCATACTCGCGGAAACGCGCCTGGGCGTTCTCGACCGGCGTTTTGGCAGGATCGAGGCGGATCACTTGATCCTCGACGCGCAGCTCGCGCTGGCCAGGTGTGATGCTGTGCAGAAAAGCGAAGATCATCTCGCCCTCCCAGCGCAGGCGATCCAGGGCCGCAGCGCGCGCCAACTCGCGCTCCAGCGCCTCGCACTGACGCTGGAGCCGCTCACGCGCATCCAGCAGCCGCCGACGCAACGCCTCACGCCGCTGCGCATGGCCGCTGATGGCGGTGCTCGCGGCGTAGAAGGTCTCCA
This is a stretch of genomic DNA from Kallotenue papyrolyticum. It encodes these proteins:
- a CDS encoding redoxin domain-containing protein — translated: MSLEETLPDVGRPAPDATLRDTADQPIQLSALWREQPVVLVFIRHFG
- the gatC gene encoding Asp-tRNA(Asn)/Glu-tRNA(Gln) amidotransferase subunit GatC, encoding MALTLEEVRHVAHLARLRLSAEELARMRQQLSSILDYMQMLQEVEVGGVPPTAQVTDVVNVLRPDEVRPSLPVDEALAGAPAREDGYFKVKAVFEE
- a CDS encoding protein O-mannosyl-transferase family codes for the protein MATTVERVPRHVASGRLVEHLLGWVVPLALAALTLALYLHTRSQVHTFDALSYIRDVDGRSGFFFHPHHLLYSPTGWLFFRVWQALGYAGNAELPLQTLNSIVGAALGAGLYRLVWELTRRWWAALLAAGALWFNYGFWYYAVEVEVYHLALLWLLGALALLIELATRPRQRTALLLGLLLGLAALYHQTNALLAPVVAVAALLSPGAWRARCSRLLVAGAIAAGVVVLGYGLVAVFVNGYRSLVQVRDWMFFFAETGWWGRPTRDRLSDLGQGLGTTITPQEALPFWIALLTPTLLGLPAALRRWPRVVVLALLWLGIYGSFFGWWEANNVEFWIATLLPLWLLLGLGAAELAAMLAGRQRARRVLAGALPLACCLLPLALARHNYPLIVRRGDAGHDLQRQIAAAVRAITTPADLIVLLGGIQELYLPYYEDRQHVVTVNSALIESGGDVPAALARLRERLETALHAGLALVIDGEALVLPPELATRYPVAQAELDRFWAPVRATLTPAVERNGTVYFWRLPSATELAQSTGWRWQQFAWGWQAANVTAQSFEAGWCFDPQVDPALVGPRLALAAERARALEITLRTRAQGQTAQFFWAGPDDRFSEARSVSWPLIGDGRAHVYRIALADVPGWQGTITRLRLDPLAVGDGTAATRTCIEALRLRP
- a CDS encoding GNAT family N-acetyltransferase; the protein is MTTYQILGYGYTWWRGDALPTLPPLPGWRVTGAAPQILAAISGQTPAEIEQRLRAAHQPYLAWLDDQPVAYGWSATRQGAIEELELRFTIPPGNRYLWDFVTLPAWRGRGIYGRLLQAILGLEAPHAERFWIATTVDNHAAQRAILRAGFRRVDALVRTAEGRLRVLALDHGERAAVGPFGLQLGLLSRAEQDRS
- a CDS encoding SCO family protein; this translates as MKRFLALLLTLLALMACGGPHRFTGTLLDPPEPIADWTLTDQHGQPFRLSDQRGKLVLLYFGYTNCPDFCPITMGIWKQVRAHLGADAEQVRFVMISTDPARDTPEVLARYLSAFDPAFVGLQPTPEQLDALSRKFGAGVDANAQAHGDHHAGLDPRLHGTYTYVLDRQGRWRLLFPYDTPVEAMVADLRALLREGAGS
- the folP gene encoding dihydropteroate synthase, which produces MTQREMPALVVRGRTFAWGARTYIMGILNITPDSFSGDGLWRDGETAVAQALQQAQTFLQSGADILDVGGESTRPGAQPVDAVTERERVVPVIAALRARYDAPISIDSWKAEVVAAALDAGADIINDVWGLRLPDGGWNTALARLAAERGAPMILMHNRRARAGSGAIGGHYPAVHYDDLLGEIIADLRASVQVALDHGVSAERIIIDPGIGFGKTPAQNVELLRRLSELRALGYPILLGTSRKSFIGLALGGAPPHERVEGTAATVALGIAAGADIVRVHDVAVMARVARVADAIVRPGAWEQMTGQG
- a CDS encoding DedA family protein, producing the protein MSQLVEAIARWVQHVIEALGYPGIVLVMALENVFPPIPSELVMPLAGFMASSGTFNIVAVVIAGMLGSVIGALILYYIGLWADEHMIRRFLRRWGRWIGISEDDLNTALGYFARHGEAVVFFGRLIPIIRSLISIPAGMCRMSLPRFVFYTVLGTTLWSGALSYAGWLLGEHYDRVAAFIERYQTLVLIAIGVAVLVFIYRRAIRPRLQRPA
- a CDS encoding Rqc2 family fibronectin-binding protein — encoded protein: MQFDALTLAAVVDELRRTVLGGRIQRVLMPTPLSLALEVYHAGQRVYLLADADPRAARVQLIGARPTRGVERETPLLLLLRKYVRNGMITAIQQPDLERIVVLSILKHRGPRKDDAPDEAADEELRCELVLELLGPRANIVLVDDDNLILDAVRRVPGDGGRRAVLPREVYTLPAAPAGQRDPRRATPADVREALGAGGDLPRALARLFAGVSPQQAREALSRATGDPDAVPGPDLPAAAIAEELRRLWSAPFAPSLAYQDQTPLAFAPYHMTQFPDVRPVASISAALETFYAASTAISGHAQRREALRRRLLDARERLQRQCEALERELARAAALDRLRWEGEMIFAFLHSITPGQRELRVEDQVIRLDPAKTPVENAQARFREYDKAKGALQGVPERLAATEAQVRYLDETMALLELAEGYEAIAAIERELQDQGLLKASGSQRARGPRLAPLRLRSSDGLTILVGRSAGQNEEVTFRLARPDDLWLHVRDMPGAHVVIQHQGQVPERTLLEAAGLAVYFSPARHDTAAEVVVTERRHVKKVSGGAPGLVTYRHERAVRAAPLAPTALEAAVQTRR